A single region of the Chryseobacterium sp. 6424 genome encodes:
- a CDS encoding DUF2490 domain-containing protein encodes MKKRFYQLLGLLMFTALSAQKEHLSSFNTLSVTYKFHPKFFLNAEGQLRGIKDFAYPDYYEIKGGVGYNLTKNHKPFIGIGRYVTYEDRRLDKEEFRVWLQDVVDVKTGKFKFENRVRAEKSWFYEPQTDEKSDRIRLRYRLNISVPLNSESVKPGTLFANVYDEVFFVTTQKPLFARNRVFGGFGYQIDENFGIASGYLWQREFATSGNRNLHFLYLALNITIDGSDEKNYEFPGAD; translated from the coding sequence ATGAAAAAAAGATTTTATCAACTGCTGGGGCTTCTGATGTTTACGGCTCTTTCCGCACAGAAAGAGCATCTTTCCAGCTTCAATACATTATCTGTTACTTATAAGTTCCATCCTAAGTTCTTCCTAAATGCCGAAGGTCAGTTGCGTGGTATCAAAGATTTTGCTTACCCTGATTACTATGAAATAAAAGGTGGGGTAGGTTACAATCTCACCAAAAACCACAAACCGTTCATTGGCATCGGGCGTTACGTGACCTATGAAGACCGACGATTAGATAAGGAAGAGTTCCGTGTATGGTTGCAGGATGTGGTAGATGTTAAAACCGGTAAATTCAAGTTTGAAAACCGTGTACGTGCGGAGAAAAGTTGGTTTTACGAACCGCAGACTGATGAAAAGTCCGACCGGATCCGTTTGCGCTACCGCCTGAACATCTCGGTCCCCTTGAATTCCGAATCTGTAAAGCCGGGCACCCTGTTTGCCAATGTGTATGATGAGGTATTCTTCGTTACTACGCAAAAACCCCTATTCGCACGCAATCGGGTATTTGGGGGCTTCGGATACCAGATTGACGAGAATTTTGGGATCGCCTCCGGCTATCTGTGGCAGCGCGAATTTGCCACTTCCGGTAATCGTAACCTGCATTTCCTCTATCTCGCGCTGAACATCACCATCGATGGATCTGATGAGAAGAATTATGAGTTCCCGGGCGCAGATTAG
- the uvrA gene encoding excinuclease ABC subunit UvrA, giving the protein MTTDSKIDIKKQIFVKNAHLNNLKNIDVLIPKNKLVVITGVSGSGKSSLAFDTIYAEGQRRYVESLSSYARQFLGKLEKPKIDDIKGLAPSIAIQQKVISSNPRSTVGTSTEVYDYLKLLFARVGRTYSPVSGEEVKKDSVTDVINYIQQHQQHDFLLRSPLRFETAKFTELLKTLRVSGFTKLEVGGNVAGIEDLESFGFVPEKDMEVQLVIDRFRFEEDESFLQRLADSIQMAFYEGHGYCSLKHVETGDVREFSNKFELDGMEFMEPNVHFFSFNNPYGACPECEGYGKVIGIDEDLVIPNKNLSVYEDAVASWKGESMSEWKKSFIKKAGSSFPIHKPYHELTKEQKQLLWKGDGSRNYPSINSFFKMVEENLYKIQYRVMLSRYRGKTLCPTCEGMRLRKETEWVKINGHNIQAMIDLPLDELLPLMKSLELNKYDAEVAKRLLYEIITRLEFLDKVGLGYLTLNRTSNTLSGGESQRINLATSLGCSLVGSIYILDEPSIGLHSRDTENLISVLKNLRDLGNTVIVVEHDEDVMKAADHIIDIGPEAGYLGGELVFAGNFEELKDSDSLTAQYLTGKLEIAVPPRRRKAKEFIKIRGARQNNLKNIDVDIPLESLVVISGVSGSGKSTLMKEVLTNDIQIQLGLGGKKGDYDTVTFPKSLIKNIELIDQNPIGKSSRSNPVTYLKAYDDIRDVFSKQKMAKMQGLRPKHFSFNVDGGRCDDCKGEGVINVSMQFMADIELECETCHGTRFKNEILEVKFDEKNISEILHMTVNEAIDFFTENNEQKIVTKLKPLQDVGLGYLQLGQSSSTLSGGEAQRVKLASFLVKGVATEKTLFIFDEPSTGLHFHDINKLLTSLQALIELGHSVLVIEHQPDIIKSADYIVDIGPEAGKYGGEVVFIGTPEDLVKNKDSHTGRFLAEKL; this is encoded by the coding sequence ATGACAACAGACAGCAAAATAGATATAAAAAAACAGATTTTCGTTAAAAACGCACATCTGAACAACCTAAAGAACATTGATGTACTGATCCCCAAAAACAAGCTGGTCGTCATCACTGGGGTTTCTGGCAGCGGCAAATCTTCACTGGCTTTCGATACCATCTATGCCGAGGGACAGCGCAGATATGTAGAGAGTCTAAGCTCCTACGCACGGCAGTTCCTGGGCAAGCTGGAGAAACCCAAGATCGACGACATCAAAGGGCTTGCGCCATCCATCGCCATACAGCAAAAAGTAATTTCATCCAACCCAAGGTCTACAGTGGGCACCTCTACGGAAGTGTACGATTACCTGAAATTGCTTTTCGCACGCGTGGGCCGCACATATTCCCCGGTCTCTGGCGAAGAGGTGAAAAAAGATTCGGTGACCGATGTCATTAATTATATACAGCAGCACCAGCAGCACGATTTTCTACTCAGAAGTCCACTGCGTTTCGAGACCGCTAAATTCACGGAACTTCTTAAGACCCTCCGTGTATCGGGCTTTACGAAACTTGAGGTCGGTGGCAACGTAGCCGGTATCGAGGATCTTGAAAGTTTCGGGTTTGTGCCGGAAAAAGATATGGAAGTGCAGTTGGTGATCGACCGTTTCCGGTTTGAGGAGGATGAGAGCTTCCTGCAGCGCCTGGCAGACTCCATTCAGATGGCATTCTATGAAGGACACGGCTATTGTTCGCTGAAACATGTCGAAACAGGCGATGTACGCGAATTTTCAAATAAATTCGAGCTGGACGGGATGGAGTTCATGGAGCCGAATGTACATTTCTTCAGTTTCAATAATCCGTATGGCGCCTGTCCCGAATGTGAAGGCTACGGTAAGGTGATCGGTATTGATGAGGACCTGGTGATCCCCAACAAGAACCTGTCGGTGTACGAAGACGCGGTGGCCAGCTGGAAAGGCGAAAGCATGAGTGAATGGAAAAAATCCTTCATCAAGAAAGCAGGCAGCAGCTTCCCTATCCACAAACCTTATCACGAACTTACCAAAGAGCAGAAACAGCTTCTGTGGAAAGGCGACGGTTCGCGCAACTACCCCTCCATCAACAGTTTTTTTAAAATGGTGGAAGAAAACCTCTATAAAATACAGTACCGCGTGATGCTTTCACGTTACCGGGGCAAGACCCTGTGCCCTACCTGCGAAGGTATGCGGCTGCGAAAGGAAACCGAGTGGGTGAAGATCAACGGGCACAATATCCAGGCGATGATCGACTTGCCTTTGGATGAACTTCTGCCCCTGATGAAATCCTTGGAACTGAACAAGTATGACGCGGAAGTCGCCAAAAGGCTTTTGTATGAAATCATCACGCGGCTGGAGTTCTTGGATAAGGTAGGCCTGGGTTACCTGACGCTCAACCGTACCTCCAACACCCTTTCCGGTGGTGAAAGCCAGCGCATCAACTTAGCCACCTCGCTGGGCTGTTCGCTGGTGGGTTCTATCTATATCCTTGATGAGCCTTCCATCGGTTTACATTCACGCGATACCGAAAACCTCATCAGCGTGCTGAAAAACCTGCGCGACCTTGGCAATACCGTGATTGTAGTGGAACATGATGAAGACGTGATGAAAGCCGCGGATCATATCATTGATATTGGCCCCGAGGCCGGATATTTAGGCGGCGAGCTGGTATTTGCCGGGAATTTCGAGGAACTGAAGGACTCCGATTCCCTTACCGCACAATATCTCACCGGAAAACTAGAGATCGCTGTTCCGCCAAGGAGAAGGAAAGCCAAGGAGTTCATTAAGATACGTGGCGCAAGGCAGAACAACCTTAAAAACATTGACGTGGACATCCCACTTGAAAGTCTGGTCGTGATTTCTGGCGTCTCAGGTTCCGGAAAATCGACACTGATGAAAGAAGTGCTTACCAACGACATCCAAATACAACTTGGTTTGGGCGGTAAAAAAGGTGATTATGATACGGTGACATTCCCAAAGAGCCTCATTAAAAACATTGAACTGATTGACCAGAACCCGATCGGCAAATCCTCACGCTCCAATCCGGTAACCTATCTCAAGGCCTATGATGATATCCGCGATGTCTTCTCGAAGCAGAAAATGGCCAAGATGCAGGGCCTGAGGCCCAAACATTTCTCCTTCAACGTGGACGGCGGAAGATGTGACGACTGTAAGGGTGAAGGCGTCATCAACGTATCCATGCAGTTTATGGCTGATATTGAACTTGAATGTGAGACGTGCCACGGCACACGTTTCAAGAACGAAATCCTGGAAGTGAAATTTGACGAGAAAAACATCTCGGAAATCCTTCACATGACGGTGAACGAGGCCATTGATTTCTTCACCGAAAACAACGAACAGAAAATCGTTACGAAACTGAAACCCCTGCAGGATGTCGGCTTGGGCTATCTACAGCTTGGGCAAAGCTCTTCCACACTTTCCGGCGGCGAGGCACAAAGGGTAAAGCTGGCCTCATTCCTTGTAAAAGGCGTGGCGACAGAAAAAACACTGTTCATCTTTGATGAGCCATCTACCGGACTTCATTTCCATGACATCAATAAACTGCTGACTTCACTACAGGCACTTATTGAACTGGGACATTCTGTATTGGTGATCGAACATCAGCCGGATATTATAAAATCCGCCGATTATATTGTCGATATTGGCCCCGAAGCCGGAAAATACGGTGGCGAAGTGGTGTTTATAGGCACTCCCGAGGATCTGGTCAAGAACAAGGATTCCCATACCGGAAGGTTTTTGGCGGAGAAACTATGA
- the dacB gene encoding D-alanyl-D-alanine carboxypeptidase/D-alanyl-D-alanine-endopeptidase, whose amino-acid sequence MISLKNLFLAPAFAVSALVLGQGTFTSNNFPQSYESHSSNIPKEAVAPEKLLSAKELVDINLNSMMNDPVLRNADWGFVIYDPLTKKIVNSYNENMPLIAASTTKLLTTETAISLLGTNFRWITQLEHSGTIDENGNLEGNLYIVGSGDPSLGTNKAGASSYGSIVSDFIYAISELGIKKVKGDIIIQTGVFKANKSQVLPQNIVWLENGNYYLPAGSTHEVNPQNERLIAKKSNPFSENKNYYYISPYIGQMVYADKFEGYPLTTKVADPPAYLANLLRTNMVKKGLTVSGKVVTRTTETNPEPRTKITEYSSPTLSEIVYYINQRSDNALSEATLRTIGFQKNGDQTLESGRNAVMEHLKSIAFDTNGLNYMDGSGLSRANVVTPIAQAKFLTGLMKEKHFKTYFDSLPVAGQSGTLKNTFQQEGYGQIFAKTGTLNKVKTLAGYMKTNTGKTLVFSLLINNYGGSVDMVKNRMEQILKPALNL is encoded by the coding sequence ATGATTAGCCTAAAAAATCTATTTCTTGCTCCCGCATTTGCCGTTTCGGCCTTAGTGTTAGGACAGGGAACCTTTACCTCCAATAACTTTCCACAGTCTTACGAAAGCCATTCAAGTAACATACCAAAAGAGGCTGTAGCGCCAGAAAAATTACTTTCAGCGAAAGAACTGGTCGACATCAACCTTAACTCGATGATGAACGATCCCGTTTTGCGAAATGCAGACTGGGGATTTGTGATTTACGATCCGCTTACGAAGAAAATCGTGAATTCCTATAATGAAAACATGCCGCTGATCGCAGCTTCCACCACCAAGTTATTGACTACAGAAACCGCGATAAGCCTGCTGGGTACCAATTTCCGGTGGATTACACAACTCGAACACTCCGGCACGATAGATGAGAATGGTAATCTGGAGGGCAATCTTTACATCGTGGGTAGTGGTGACCCTTCACTTGGGACCAACAAAGCCGGCGCTTCTTCCTACGGCAGCATAGTATCAGACTTCATCTACGCAATATCCGAACTTGGGATAAAGAAAGTGAAAGGAGATATCATCATTCAGACCGGGGTATTTAAGGCCAATAAATCTCAGGTGCTGCCACAGAATATCGTTTGGCTCGAAAACGGTAACTATTATCTGCCAGCCGGTTCAACACATGAAGTAAATCCGCAGAATGAACGCTTGATTGCCAAGAAATCAAACCCGTTCAGCGAGAATAAGAACTACTATTACATTTCACCCTACATCGGACAGATGGTGTACGCCGACAAATTTGAAGGTTACCCGCTGACGACAAAAGTAGCAGATCCACCAGCCTATCTGGCCAACCTATTGCGTACCAATATGGTGAAGAAAGGCCTCACGGTAAGCGGTAAAGTTGTTACACGCACTACCGAGACAAACCCCGAACCTAGGACGAAAATTACCGAATACTCATCACCTACGCTATCAGAAATTGTATATTACATCAACCAGCGTAGCGATAATGCCTTGTCTGAAGCGACTTTAAGGACGATCGGCTTCCAGAAAAACGGCGACCAAACCCTGGAGTCAGGCCGAAATGCCGTCATGGAACATCTGAAATCTATCGCCTTCGATACAAACGGACTTAATTATATGGATGGCAGCGGACTTTCCCGTGCGAATGTGGTGACACCCATTGCGCAGGCGAAGTTTTTAACAGGCTTGATGAAGGAAAAGCATTTCAAAACTTATTTCGATTCTTTGCCGGTGGCGGGACAGTCGGGAACGCTTAAAAATACATTCCAGCAAGAAGGATATGGGCAGATTTTCGCCAAAACAGGCACGCTTAACAAAGTGAAGACACTTGCCGGATACATGAAAACCAATACTGGTAAAACTTTGGTGTTCTCCTTACTAATTAACAATTACGGCGGCTCCGTGGATATGGTGAAAAACAGGATGGAACAAATCCTTAAACCTGCGCTTAATCTTTAA
- the priA gene encoding primosomal protein N', which produces MNFVQIILPLNLKGTFTYKIPEEMRAVLQPGMRVLVPFRGKKIYTGIVYEIHHREPENFVAKNLISLLDDYPILQPEQLQFWSWLSSYYLCNLGEIYRFAFPSSLKLESETYLKLKPGAVVDFENLDVHEMYLIQALEVRQLINVTEAEAFIPKKELIKTIKSLIDLQYIEIDEKIAEKYKPREVAYLRLKDVEKLKKQLPEILLSLKRAPKQQGLLLSLLEKQTEHPDVPIKKSVVMDEKGFSYSQLNMLIGKNLVEEYTLQKDRIESYDGPVENLDQLTEAQLAAKYEIDEAFLAGKNVLLHGVTSSGKTHIYLDKIEEAINAGGSVLFLLPEIALTKQIVQRLEKKYGRQLGFYHQKLTDFERVEIWRRVRNNDLKVIVGTRAALFLPFGQLRLVIVDEEHDSAYKPKEVSPFFNAKDAAQVFAGFFGARVILGSATPSVESYYAAQQDKLRYVFLNERFGGVRLPEYELINFKEEQDLKRVSGNFSLKLLDAFKTLLADKKQGMILHNRRGYSNVVECESCGYVNYCSNCDVVMTYHKVSNEMKCHYCGQRAAKPQTCPKCHSENLNERGVGVEQIHEEISMIFPDAEIDRMDVDSMRKKFAFERLYEKIEDGETDMIVGTQMISKGLDFDHIELVAIPKGDSLLYVQDFRAEERAYQLITQVAGRAGRTSGEGKVIIQTYQPEHSVFQLLKEQQSPRLYEHFLEERKKFLYPPFVKLILIELKHRREDKVNRSAQFLGSILRKYLPEACVLGPEKSPIAKLNLLYQYQILLKLPRGKKYTYFKDLVEKSLDEFDEITAYHSIKKLIFVDV; this is translated from the coding sequence TTGAATTTTGTCCAGATTATCTTGCCGCTCAATTTAAAGGGAACTTTTACCTATAAAATTCCTGAAGAAATGCGTGCTGTGCTACAGCCCGGCATGCGCGTGCTTGTACCATTCCGCGGCAAAAAGATTTATACCGGCATCGTCTACGAAATCCACCATCGCGAGCCGGAGAATTTCGTGGCAAAAAACCTCATCAGCCTGCTGGATGATTATCCTATTCTTCAGCCAGAGCAGTTGCAGTTCTGGTCATGGTTGTCATCGTATTATCTTTGTAACTTAGGGGAAATTTATCGTTTTGCCTTTCCGTCTTCATTAAAACTTGAAAGCGAAACGTATCTTAAATTAAAACCTGGCGCCGTCGTGGATTTTGAAAATCTCGATGTGCACGAGATGTACCTCATTCAGGCACTTGAGGTGAGGCAACTCATCAATGTTACCGAAGCAGAAGCTTTTATCCCTAAAAAAGAGCTTATAAAAACCATCAAATCGCTGATTGACCTGCAATACATTGAGATTGATGAAAAAATTGCCGAAAAGTATAAACCGCGCGAAGTCGCCTATCTTCGTTTAAAAGATGTAGAGAAGCTTAAAAAACAGCTGCCGGAAATACTCCTTTCCCTGAAACGTGCACCAAAACAGCAGGGTCTTTTACTGTCACTCCTCGAAAAACAAACCGAACATCCTGATGTGCCGATTAAAAAATCGGTGGTGATGGATGAGAAAGGATTTTCCTATTCTCAACTGAATATGCTGATCGGTAAAAATTTGGTAGAAGAGTACACGCTCCAGAAAGACCGTATTGAAAGTTACGACGGTCCTGTAGAAAACCTCGACCAGCTGACGGAAGCGCAACTTGCGGCAAAATACGAAATAGATGAGGCTTTTTTAGCTGGTAAAAATGTACTCTTACATGGCGTTACCTCATCGGGGAAAACGCATATTTACCTTGATAAGATTGAGGAGGCGATAAACGCTGGTGGTAGCGTGCTGTTTCTGTTGCCGGAGATTGCGCTTACCAAGCAGATTGTACAGCGACTTGAAAAGAAGTATGGCCGGCAATTAGGCTTTTATCATCAGAAACTTACGGATTTTGAACGTGTGGAAATCTGGCGACGGGTACGCAACAATGACCTGAAGGTGATTGTCGGTACACGGGCAGCACTTTTCCTGCCATTCGGACAGTTGCGGTTGGTGATCGTAGATGAAGAGCATGATTCGGCATACAAACCTAAGGAAGTGTCGCCATTCTTTAATGCAAAAGATGCGGCGCAGGTGTTCGCTGGTTTTTTCGGGGCACGCGTTATCTTAGGTTCGGCCACACCTTCGGTAGAATCTTATTATGCCGCACAGCAAGATAAACTCAGGTATGTGTTCCTTAACGAACGTTTCGGCGGTGTGCGGCTGCCGGAATATGAATTAATCAACTTCAAGGAAGAGCAGGATCTTAAAAGGGTATCGGGTAATTTTTCACTCAAGTTGCTCGATGCTTTCAAAACCTTGCTTGCCGATAAGAAGCAGGGTATGATTCTCCACAACCGCCGTGGCTACTCGAATGTAGTGGAATGTGAAAGTTGCGGTTATGTAAATTACTGCTCGAACTGTGATGTGGTAATGACTTACCATAAAGTTTCAAACGAAATGAAATGCCACTACTGCGGGCAGCGCGCGGCAAAGCCACAAACGTGTCCGAAATGCCATTCTGAAAACCTGAATGAGCGTGGCGTTGGTGTAGAACAGATCCATGAAGAAATTTCAATGATTTTTCCGGATGCGGAGATCGACCGGATGGATGTGGACAGTATGCGAAAGAAATTTGCGTTCGAAAGGCTGTATGAGAAAATAGAAGACGGTGAAACCGATATGATTGTCGGTACACAGATGATTTCTAAAGGATTGGATTTCGATCATATCGAGCTGGTAGCGATACCAAAAGGCGACTCCTTGTTGTATGTGCAGGATTTTCGTGCGGAAGAACGCGCTTATCAACTCATTACGCAGGTCGCCGGCAGGGCAGGCCGCACATCTGGTGAAGGCAAAGTCATCATACAGACATATCAACCCGAGCATTCGGTTTTTCAGTTGTTGAAAGAGCAGCAGAGCCCACGTCTTTACGAACATTTTCTGGAAGAAAGGAAGAAATTTCTGTATCCACCGTTTGTAAAACTCATCCTGATTGAACTGAAGCACCGCCGTGAGGACAAAGTGAACCGTTCAGCACAGTTTTTGGGTTCAATCTTACGGAAATATCTACCGGAAGCCTGTGTCTTAGGCCCGGAAAAATCGCCGATAGCCAAACTGAACCTATTATATCAATATCAAATTCTCCTGAAATTGCCCCGTGGAAAAAAATACACTTACTTCAAGGATTTAGTGGAAAAAAGTCTTGATGAATTTGATGAGATTACCGCGTATCACAGTATCAAGAAACTGATATTTGTAGATGTTTAA
- a CDS encoding proline dehydrogenase family protein encodes MSIFNNTQIAFADRSDAQLRKAYWMFKAIEQPAITNIGISALNFTVKNNFPFVTGIVRNTLFEQFCGGETREESMKVVKQMFKRHVGSIFDYAIEGKAEEALFDQTCEEIKQNIKFAEGNPAIPFVVFKPTGFGRIEIYEEVGRGTVLTNSQKEEWERVVKRYEEVSQMAFDRNVVLMIDAEETWMQDATDELVNQMMARFNKEKPLIWNTIQMYRTGRMEYLAADLQRAKEEGYYLGYKFVRGAYMEKERERAAAMNYPDPIQPNKQASDDNYNAAIDFVLKNLDRVSAFFGTHNEKSTELVMNHMQAMGLTNDHPQIHFGQLYGMSDNITYFLGAEKYNVCKYLPYGPVKDVVPYLTRRAQENTSVAGQTGRELGLIDRELKRRQKK; translated from the coding sequence ATGAGCATTTTCAACAATACCCAAATTGCTTTTGCGGACCGTAGCGACGCACAACTGCGTAAAGCCTACTGGATGTTCAAAGCAATTGAACAGCCTGCTATAACCAATATTGGTATATCGGCACTTAATTTTACGGTGAAGAATAATTTTCCGTTCGTTACCGGTATTGTACGAAATACCCTTTTCGAGCAGTTTTGTGGCGGCGAAACCCGCGAGGAAAGCATGAAAGTGGTGAAGCAGATGTTTAAAAGACATGTCGGGAGTATATTTGATTACGCCATTGAAGGTAAGGCTGAAGAAGCACTTTTCGACCAGACCTGCGAAGAGATTAAGCAAAACATAAAATTCGCTGAAGGAAATCCCGCCATCCCCTTTGTCGTTTTTAAACCAACTGGTTTTGGGCGCATTGAAATTTATGAGGAAGTTGGTCGCGGTACCGTACTTACCAATTCTCAAAAAGAAGAATGGGAGCGCGTAGTAAAAAGATACGAGGAAGTTTCCCAGATGGCTTTCGACCGTAACGTGGTACTGATGATCGATGCGGAAGAAACCTGGATGCAGGACGCTACTGATGAACTTGTGAACCAGATGATGGCACGTTTCAACAAAGAAAAACCCCTGATCTGGAATACCATCCAGATGTACAGAACCGGCCGTATGGAGTATCTGGCCGCCGACCTGCAGCGCGCAAAGGAAGAAGGATATTACCTCGGATATAAATTTGTACGTGGTGCCTACATGGAAAAAGAACGCGAACGTGCCGCAGCCATGAACTATCCGGATCCGATACAGCCTAACAAACAGGCTTCTGATGATAATTACAATGCAGCCATCGACTTTGTATTAAAGAATCTTGACCGTGTATCAGCGTTTTTCGGAACACATAACGAAAAGTCTACCGAACTGGTCATGAACCATATGCAGGCAATGGGGCTTACAAATGATCATCCGCAAATCCATTTCGGACAGTTGTATGGAATGAGCGATAATATTACGTATTTCCTGGGTGCCGAGAAATACAATGTATGCAAATACTTGCCTTACGGCCCGGTGAAAGATGTAGTGCCTTATCTTACCCGAAGAGCACAGGAAAACACCTCCGTCGCAGGACAAACCGGTCGCGAACTCGGCCTTATCGACCGCGAGTTGAAAAGAAGACAGAAAAAATAA
- the aroB gene encoding 3-dehydroquinate synthase, translating into MITFMDGQFSAFNAYIKNASISKIFILADENTHQYCLPTFLGNMETAIPFEIIEIEAGEALKNIETATQLWEILTEFEADRNALLVNVGGGVITDLGGFVASTYKRGIRFVNMPTTLLAMCDAAIGGKTGIDHGYLKNIVGTFANAERIFVYPPFLETLPFTELRSGFAEMLKHGLIADENHWLQLGLLPEINVADIIPHIETSMKIKQSIVEQDFQEKNIRKTLNFGHTVGHAYESLFLAQGQPVPHGEAVALGMIIETRISQLEGLIDEETAHEIIQILRKFYPLLDIGRFDTGELLGLMNNDKKNTSGAISFSLISGIGKGIYDQKVHTKNLLDAIEYYTSLC; encoded by the coding sequence ATGATTACTTTTATGGACGGGCAATTCTCCGCCTTCAATGCATATATTAAAAATGCCAGCATTTCTAAAATCTTCATCCTCGCAGATGAAAATACGCATCAATACTGCTTGCCGACTTTCTTAGGAAACATGGAAACCGCGATCCCGTTTGAAATCATTGAGATAGAAGCCGGAGAAGCACTGAAAAACATTGAAACGGCGACCCAACTCTGGGAAATCCTCACCGAATTTGAAGCCGACCGGAATGCGCTCCTAGTGAATGTTGGTGGCGGCGTGATTACCGACCTTGGCGGATTTGTGGCGTCTACATACAAACGCGGCATCCGTTTCGTGAACATGCCTACCACCCTTCTGGCGATGTGCGACGCGGCCATTGGCGGCAAAACGGGCATCGACCATGGTTACCTGAAGAACATCGTAGGTACATTTGCCAACGCAGAGAGGATTTTCGTATATCCGCCCTTCCTTGAAACGCTGCCGTTTACAGAATTGCGCAGTGGCTTTGCCGAAATGCTGAAGCATGGCCTGATCGCCGACGAAAATCACTGGCTGCAACTGGGCCTGTTGCCCGAAATAAATGTAGCAGACATCATTCCGCATATTGAAACCTCAATGAAGATTAAACAAAGTATCGTAGAACAGGATTTTCAGGAGAAAAACATTCGTAAAACGCTCAATTTCGGGCATACGGTGGGGCATGCCTACGAAAGTCTTTTCTTAGCACAGGGCCAGCCGGTGCCTCATGGCGAGGCTGTAGCTCTTGGTATGATTATCGAAACGCGCATCTCCCAACTCGAAGGGCTGATAGATGAAGAAACGGCTCATGAAATCATCCAAATACTGCGAAAATTCTATCCACTCTTAGATATCGGAAGATTCGATACAGGGGAATTGCTGGGTTTGATGAACAATGACAAAAAAAACACTTCAGGCGCTATCAGTTTTTCGTTAATCAGCGGTATCGGAAAAGGTATTTACGACCAGAAAGTCCACACCAAGAATCTGCTTGATGCAATTGAATATTACACTTCATTATGCTAA
- a CDS encoding porin family protein, protein MKKLILGAALAMGTLTYAQQFGIKAGLNVSSISDEGFDDTNSKAGFYAGVLMNAPIAENFSIQPEVIYNNLGAKYTTSIGSSTTETKLNLDYITVPVMFQYNATPSFYLEAGPEFGFLVNAKADTDINTPIGSGSSSRDLDTDDFNKFNFGVGIGAGFNFTQNFGLNARYVAGFSDITDVNSDPSTDANNKNNVFQVGLTYKF, encoded by the coding sequence ATGAAAAAGTTAATTTTAGGTGCAGCTCTTGCGATGGGAACTTTAACGTATGCACAACAGTTTGGTATTAAAGCAGGTTTGAACGTATCTTCAATCTCTGATGAAGGTTTTGATGATACAAATTCAAAAGCTGGTTTTTATGCAGGTGTCTTGATGAACGCGCCAATCGCAGAGAACTTCAGCATCCAACCAGAGGTGATCTATAACAATTTAGGAGCAAAATACACGACATCAATCGGGTCTTCTACAACTGAAACAAAACTGAACCTTGATTATATTACGGTACCTGTAATGTTCCAGTATAATGCGACACCATCTTTCTATCTTGAGGCAGGTCCCGAGTTCGGATTCTTGGTAAATGCGAAAGCCGATACCGACATCAATACGCCAATCGGTTCAGGATCTTCTTCTAGAGACCTTGACACTGATGATTTCAACAAATTTAATTTCGGTGTAGGTATTGGTGCAGGTTTCAATTTCACACAAAACTTTGGTCTTAACGCGAGATATGTGGCAGGCTTCAGTGATATCACTGATGTAAACTCTGATCCAAGTACTGATGCGAACAACA